The segment GCTCGTGATTTCTCCAATGATATTACTTTTCCGTCCATCTTCATTGAAAACCATGATCGTTTGGAAACATTTTTGACTGTTGACGAATAGAATGAATTTACGTTTTGAAGAAAATCTTGAAATCATGCAACTTTTTGTGGTTTGAAATGCAGCACGAGGCAATTCCAGAGACTCGATCTATTGCCTATAAGTTTCTCTTATTCAACCCACTATTCTCTTTTCCTTTGCTTTTCAAGCAGCTCATCAAGCAGCATAGAAATAAGAAAAGAAACAGCTGTGCCAGCAAAAATACCGGTAACAACTCTCAGAATATTGATCGATTCGTAATTTGTCAACAACTGCAGAGAGCCATCTACAGCTAACGGAAGAAAAAGCAAAAGGAATGATGGAAG is part of the Methanomassiliicoccales archaeon genome and harbors:
- a CDS encoding DUF2085 domain-containing protein; translated protein: YCHQKSERSYFVNGNQMPFCSRDVGIFIGLFLGMVASLLMPGFKITLPSFLLLFLPLAVDGSLQLLTNYESINILRVVTGIFAGTAVSFLISMLLDELLEKQRKRE